In Pungitius pungitius chromosome 2, fPunPun2.1, whole genome shotgun sequence, a single window of DNA contains:
- the LOC119210981 gene encoding E3 ubiquitin-protein ligase TRIM39-like, with amino-acid sequence MASASSPPCDAQLLCSICLDVFTEPVSTPCGHNYCRTCITGFWAASSQVHCPLCMKRFRRVPQLQINTAFRDMVEHFKGARGEDGVPADPGDVPCDICLDPKLKAQKTCLVCLASYCRLHLEPHQRVKALKKHRLTEPVSDLRDRLCEKHDKLLELFCCEDQTCVCLMCTNDDHAAHRAVPLERAFRERKVQLDRETTGMKMKEDAMSRSLKAGKHSAAQSKKESEKEMADIAKAFNSLVASRARSQAELTEVIREKRKAAQKQVEDHVTRFEQEVAELRRRRSEMEQLSQTEDHLRLIQRWPSLHLPARAGGPLDPRSPSSPPSASDPRDQQSCVAMVKKAVARVEKTLSNEMEMLIREVKCPGASGEERPAGLVPERWTPPRDKLMILQQYCAVDVTLDAYTAHYRLEVSEDGKQLKFRKGLQSFTALFGRRFQNQFLILGKEGFTSGRFYYEVQVSNCLNWSLGVMDESVYREGTLITAPDVGMGLVNGVFNLKSCCPDISFRFVPQKIGVFVDFEQGELIFYDVTSRTELCSFSECDFTKTEPAFKSWFHYLAGLSYKPKLYPFFGFFRDDTDTTLAITPVVPPT; translated from the coding sequence ATGGCCTCGGCCAGCAGCCCGCCGTGTGACGCGCAGCTCCTGTGCTCCATCTGCCTGGATGTGTTCACCGAGCCCGTCTCCACTCCGTGTGGACACAACTACTGCAGGACTTGCATCACCGGCTTCTGGGCCGCCAGCAGCCAGGTGCACTGTCCGCTCTGCATGAAGAGGTTCCGCCGGGTCCCGCAGCTTCAGATCAACACGGCCTTCAGAGACATGGTGGAGCACTTCAAAGGCGCGAGGGGCGAGGACGGCGTccccgccgacccgggggaTGTCCCCTGCGACATCTGCCTCGATCCCAAGCTCAAGGCCCAGAAGACGTGCCTGGTGTGCTTGGCCTCGTACTGCCGGCTTCACCTGGAGCCCCACCAGAGAGTCAAGGCGCTCAAGAAGCACCGGCTGACGGAGCCGGTGTCCGACCTGAGGGACAGGCTGTGCGAGAAGCACGACAAGCTGCTGGAGCTCTTCTGTTGCGAGGACCAGACGTGCGTCTGCCTCATGTGCACGAACGACGACCACGCCGCCCACCGGGCCGTCCCGTTGGAGCGTGCGTTCAGAGAGCGGAAAGTCCAGCTGGACCGCGAGACGACTGGGATGAAAATGAAGGAAGACGCCATGTCCAGGAGTTTAAAGGCCGGCAAACACTCAGCGGCGCAGAGCAAGAAGGAGTCAGAGAAAGAGATGGCGGACATTGCGAAGGCGTTCAACAGCCTGGTGGCCTCTCGGGCGAGAAGCCAGGCTGAGCTGACGGAGGTGATCCGGGAGAAGCGGAAAGCAGCCCAGAAGCAGGTTGAGGACCACGTGACCCGGTTTGAGCAGGAAGTGGCCGagttgaggaggagaagatcggAAATGGAGCAACTTTCCCAAACAGAGGACCACCTCCGCCTCATTCAGAGGTGGCCATCTCTCCACTTACCTGCACGCGCCGGGGGGCCACTCGACCCTCGGTCCCCCTCCAGCCCTCCATCTGCATCCGACCCCCGTGACCAGCAGAGCTGTGTGGCGATGGTCAAAAAGGCGGTTGCCCGGGTGGAGAAGACCCTCAGCAATGAGATGGAGATGCTTATACGTGAGGTCAAGTGCCCTGGTGCCTCTGGAGAAGAGAGGCCAGCGGGGTTAGTTCCAGAGAGGTGGACCCCACCTCGGGACAAGCTGATGATCCTCCAGCAGTACTGTGCAGTGGATGTGACTTTGGATGCCTACACGGCCCATTATAGACTCGAGGTGTCTGAGGATGGGAAACAACTGAAATTTCGTAAAGGTCTACAGTCCTTCACTGCTTTATTCGGTCGAAGATTTCAAAATCAGTTCTTAATTCTTGGGAAAGAGGGGTTTACCTCGGGCAGGTTCTACTATGAAGTGCAGGTCAGTAATTGTTTGAATTGGTCATTGGGTGTAATGGATGAGTCGGTATACAGGGAGGGTACTTTAATTACTGCACCTGATGTCGGAATGGGGTTAGTAAATGGAGTGTTCAACCTGAAAAGTTGTTGTCCTGATATTTCCTTCCGTTTTGTGCCCCAGAAAATTGGCGTGTTTGTGGATTTCGAGCAGGGGGAACTCATCTTCTATGACGTGACCAGCCGGACTGAGCTCTGCAGCTTCTCAGAATGTGACTTCACTAAGACAGAACCAGCATTCAAATCTTGGTTCCATTATCTAGCTGGCTTAAGTTACAAACCAAAGCTCTaccctttttttggtttctttcgAGATGACACTGACACCACGCTTGCAATAACTCCTGTAGTGCCCCCAACTTAA